CCAGGGAGAAGTCGTTGCCGTGGCGTTCGGCCAGCAGGCGGCGCTGCTCGTCCTGCTCGGCGGTCAGCGCGCCCAGGGTGTCGCGGGCGGCGACCAATGCCATCACCGGGTCGCGTTCCTCGCGCAGCGGGCCGCGCAGGGCGTCGGCCACCTTGGCCCGCCAGCCGGCCAGTTCCGCGCCGACCGAGACGTCACCGCGGCCGCGGGCGCCGCCCGGGCCGGCGGCACCGGGCTCGAAGTCGTCGAGCCGGGCGAAGTTGAGCAGATACCGCAGCCGGCGCAGCTGCTCGGCGCTCAGCACGTCGGGCCGGCGCAGCGTGTGCCGGATGAGGCGATTTTCCATCTTCTGCAGCAGCAAGATGGTGTCGCCGGTGTCGACGACGTCGACAACTTCGTCGGTGACGGCGGGGTCGCCGCTGGTCTCGGGGATGTCTATGGGGTCCGTGGGGTCGGGCATGGCCGACCACTGCTGCGAGGGGGGAAGCTGCATAAGTGGTGGTTCCTGAGGGGTAGTCGCGCTGCCGAGGGGAGGCAGTCCCGCGTGGCGAGCCTACGCGGTCGAGGTGTCGTCACGCGGATTCGGGACAGTCGCGGGCGTGCGGTAGCATTTCGACCTGCTGCCGGAGTTGTTGCGGCGGCGGCGGGCTGTGGCGCAGTTTGGTAGCGCACTTGACTGGGGGTCAAGTGGTCGCAGGTTCAAATCCTGTCAGCCCGACAGAGTTTTAGCAGTTCAGACGTCTAATTGACGTCGACGGTCTGACCGCCCCAAAAAGGGTTTACGGCAACTGATACGGCAACAAGCGTCTAAATGCGCAGGTAGCTTGTGGTCATGCGCAAGCGGCACAAGGGCAAGGGCCCAGTGCGGATATCAACCACGATCTTGCGGGCGGGGCCACATCGTGAAGACTTTCGCGCCCGACGTCGAGGTGATCTGCGTTCAGCCGGCTTGGGCACCAGCGATGACACAGTCGGGGCACCAACGCCGCGCGGTGACCACCGACTCGACCGATACCATCGCCGACGCCGTTACCGGCCGCTTTCCCCTCCCGGCCGTTCTGTCTGATCTGCTCCTGGTCGCTGACGACGCGGTTCTGGTCCGCGAGGCCTCTCATCGCTGGGATCGGATGCTCCTCGAGCACGCCGGTCTGGTCGTTGAGCCG
The window above is part of the Mycolicibacter sp. MU0102 genome. Proteins encoded here:
- a CDS encoding pyridoxal-phosphate dependent enzyme, coding for MWSCASGTRARAQCGYQPRSCGRGHIVKTFAPDVEVICVQPAWAPAMTQSGHQRRAVTTDSTDTIADAVTGRFPLPAVLSDLLLVADDAVLVREASHRWDRMLLEHAGLVVEPAAALGLVGTSGGSPEVLLTFWHGFGADQLRDGRRFKSCRRDRGQRVGRR